In a genomic window of Streptomyces sp. SJL17-4:
- a CDS encoding CoA-transferase — protein MTDKTMTCEDVVGRLRSGMTIGIGGWGSRRKPMALIRALLRSEISDLTVISYGGPDIGLLAAAGRIRRLVAPFVTLDSIPLEPHFRAARERGAFELTELDEAMFMWGLHAAANRLPFLPVRAGLGSDVMRVNPGLRTVTSPYEDGEEFVAVPALRMDAALVHLNRADRLGNAQYLGPDPYFDDLFCEAADTAYLSCERVVESFGPDTVPQTLLVSRHSVTGVVETPNGAHFTSCVPDHDRDEPFQKLYATTPWPEFAERFLSGKGEDDYQAAVQAWHKEQPK, from the coding sequence GTGACCGACAAGACGATGACCTGCGAGGACGTCGTGGGCCGGCTCCGCTCCGGCATGACGATCGGGATCGGTGGCTGGGGCTCGCGGCGCAAGCCGATGGCCCTGATCAGAGCGCTGCTCCGGTCCGAGATCAGCGATCTCACGGTGATCTCGTACGGGGGCCCGGACATCGGCCTGCTCGCGGCCGCCGGCCGGATCCGGCGGCTCGTCGCACCGTTCGTGACCCTGGACTCCATCCCCCTCGAACCGCACTTCAGGGCCGCCCGCGAGCGCGGCGCCTTCGAGCTCACCGAGCTCGACGAGGCGATGTTCATGTGGGGGCTGCACGCCGCCGCCAACCGGCTGCCCTTCCTGCCGGTGCGGGCCGGCCTCGGCTCCGACGTGATGCGGGTCAACCCGGGCCTGCGGACCGTCACCTCCCCCTACGAGGACGGCGAGGAGTTCGTCGCCGTGCCCGCGCTGCGCATGGACGCCGCCCTGGTCCACCTCAACCGCGCCGACCGGCTCGGCAACGCCCAGTACCTCGGGCCCGACCCCTACTTCGACGACCTGTTCTGCGAGGCCGCCGACACGGCGTACCTCTCCTGCGAGCGGGTGGTGGAGTCCTTCGGGCCGGACACCGTGCCCCAGACCCTCCTCGTCAGCCGCCACAGCGTCACCGGCGTCGTCGAGACCCCGAACGGGGCCCACTTCACCTCCTGCGTCCCCGACCACGACCGCGACGAGCCGTTCCAGAAGCTCTACGCGACCACCCCCTGGCCCGAGTTCGCCGAGCGCTTCCTCTCGGGCAAGGGCGAGGACGACTACCAGGCGGCCGTCCAGGCCTGGCACAAGGAGCAGCCGAAGTGA
- a CDS encoding enoyl-CoA hydratase family protein, translating into MGVCTSRPAPGVALVTVDFPPVNALPVKGWYALADAVRTAGRDPEVRCVVLTAEGRGFNAGVDIKELQRDPGHTSLIGANSGCAEAFAAVYECEVPVVAAVAGHCLGGGIGLVGNADAIVAAEDAVFGLPELDRGALGAATHLARLVPQHLMRALYYTSRTATAAELHAHGSVWQVVPRAGLLAAALGLAGEIAAKDGSLLRLAKAALNGIDPVDVRRSYRFEQGFTFEANLSGVADRVRDSFGKEGSR; encoded by the coding sequence ATGGGTGTCTGCACCTCGCGCCCCGCTCCGGGCGTGGCCCTGGTCACCGTCGACTTCCCGCCCGTCAACGCCCTGCCCGTCAAGGGCTGGTACGCGCTCGCCGACGCCGTCCGCACGGCGGGCCGCGACCCCGAGGTCCGCTGCGTCGTGCTCACCGCCGAGGGCCGCGGTTTCAACGCGGGCGTCGACATCAAGGAGTTGCAGCGCGACCCCGGGCACACCTCCCTGATCGGCGCCAACAGCGGCTGCGCCGAGGCCTTCGCCGCCGTGTACGAGTGCGAGGTGCCGGTCGTCGCAGCGGTCGCCGGGCACTGTCTCGGCGGTGGCATCGGGCTCGTCGGCAACGCCGACGCGATCGTCGCCGCCGAGGACGCCGTCTTCGGACTGCCCGAGCTGGACCGGGGCGCGCTCGGCGCCGCCACCCATCTGGCGCGGCTCGTGCCCCAGCATCTGATGCGGGCGCTCTACTACACCTCGCGGACCGCGACCGCCGCCGAACTGCACGCCCACGGCTCGGTGTGGCAGGTGGTCCCGCGCGCCGGACTGCTCGCCGCGGCCCTCGGTCTGGCCGGGGAGATCGCCGCGAAGGACGGCAGTCTCCTGCGGCTCGCCAAGGCCGCACTCAACGGCATCGACCCCGTGGACGTCCGGCGCAGCTACCGCTTCGAGCAGGGCTTCACCTTCGAGGCCAATCTCAGCGGGGTCGCCGACCGGGTCCGCGACAGCTTCGGGAAGGAGGGCTCCCGGTGA
- a CDS encoding ribonuclease domain-containing protein yields MRIPPRFTLAGGVTAALVTSLLLGAPATAASPAPAPATVVTSVAATAAVGDICYSDLPDQAYTTLRLIDAGGPFPYRQDGSVFQNREGILPSHSLGYYHEYTVKTPGSSTRGARRIVTGDSAQEDYYTADHYASFDLIDYGC; encoded by the coding sequence ATGCGAATCCCCCCTCGATTCACCCTCGCCGGCGGTGTGACCGCCGCCCTCGTCACCTCCCTCCTCCTCGGCGCCCCCGCCACCGCCGCCTCCCCGGCCCCCGCGCCCGCCACCGTCGTGACCTCGGTCGCGGCCACCGCGGCCGTCGGGGACATCTGCTACTCCGACCTCCCCGACCAGGCGTACACGACCCTGCGGCTGATCGACGCGGGCGGCCCCTTCCCGTACCGCCAGGACGGCTCCGTCTTCCAGAACCGGGAGGGGATCCTGCCGTCCCACTCGCTGGGCTACTACCACGAGTACACGGTCAAGACCCCGGGGTCCTCCACCCGCGGCGCCCGCCGGATCGTGACCGGCGACTCGGCGCAGGAGGACTACTACACCGCCGACCACTACGCGTCCTTCGACCTGATCGACTACGGCTGCTGA
- a CDS encoding SDR family oxidoreductase has protein sequence MELDGRVVLVTGGTRGVGAGIARAFLRAGARVAVCARRPPEAPVEAAGRAAEFHPVDLREPAAIREFLTGFAERYGRLDALVNNAGGTPYRLLGEGAAERHARVVELNLTAPLTVSLAAHPLLRASRGAVVMIGSVSGTRPSPGTAAYGAAKAGLENLARSMAVEWAPEVRVNTLVLGMVETELSHLHYGDEVGIAAVGRTVPLGRLAAPDEIGEAAVFLASDRAAYVSGASLLVHGGGERPAFLDAATVNAATVNATTVNAATAGVATADATTANKESRDGSV, from the coding sequence ATGGAGCTGGACGGGAGGGTCGTGCTCGTCACCGGCGGAACCCGCGGTGTCGGCGCGGGCATCGCACGCGCCTTTCTGCGGGCCGGCGCCCGGGTCGCCGTCTGCGCCCGCAGACCCCCGGAGGCACCGGTCGAGGCGGCGGGTCGAGCTGCCGAGTTCCACCCCGTCGACCTGCGGGAACCCGCCGCCATACGGGAGTTCCTCACCGGGTTCGCCGAGCGGTACGGACGGCTCGACGCCCTCGTCAACAACGCGGGCGGCACGCCGTACCGCCTCCTGGGGGAGGGCGCCGCCGAACGTCACGCGCGCGTGGTCGAGCTGAACCTCACCGCCCCGCTCACCGTCAGCCTCGCCGCCCATCCGCTCCTCCGGGCCTCACGCGGCGCCGTCGTCATGATCGGCAGCGTCAGTGGCACCCGGCCCTCCCCAGGCACGGCCGCCTACGGCGCGGCCAAGGCGGGCCTGGAGAACCTCGCCCGCTCGATGGCCGTCGAATGGGCCCCCGAGGTGCGGGTCAACACCCTGGTCCTCGGCATGGTGGAGACCGAACTGTCCCACCTCCACTACGGCGACGAGGTCGGGATCGCCGCCGTCGGCCGGACCGTACCCCTGGGCCGGCTCGCCGCGCCGGACGAGATCGGGGAGGCCGCCGTCTTCCTCGCCTCCGACCGGGCGGCCTACGTGTCGGGGGCCTCGCTGCTCGTGCACGGCGGCGGGGAGCGCCCCGCTTTCCTGGACGCCGCGACGGTCAACGCCGCGACGGTCAACGCCACGACGGTCAACGCCGCGACCGCCGGCGTCGCAACCGCCGACGCCACAACCGCCAACAAGGAGAGTCGAGATGGGTCTGTGTGA
- a CDS encoding ankyrin repeat domain-containing protein: protein MSTLFDAIRDGDEDGAVQALRDGADPEGREDGETALYRAAVGNEAGIVRVLLAAGADPGRGSGEEGDDLPLCGAAVGGHTEVVRALLAAGAAPDQEEAYGFTALAWALRLGHADTARLLLEHGADPDRRGPDGVLPLVAAARRGSTGCVRALLDHGANSREAALREARRWIGVDMAAELRRGLVAGNEGGQTFEAVVRRVREDGGVTVVVELLREDGAPGRGDDRQTGHAAISTLIEAAIGLHTPHEELAARALRCGDPELDDWTTAVAELAGRADEETFVAAAAWCAYRDPLRRALGARVLGALPGFAPSAVPVLRRLAAEVTVPEWDPLSPARSARRQVPSAREPGSSTVSAREPGLSAVSAREPGFSVVSAREPGFSTVPAREPVLSAVSAREPVLSVVSALGECADQAAVPELLAAAGHPDPAVRRAVAGALAGIVPAGHVEALGVLLALSRDGDARVRDWATLALAELPDDTPLVREGLAERLGDTDPETAAEAARGLAIRQDPRAVDALASALADGDPEGAARETALAALEYVHDPRVRTRLEWTSPRRA, encoded by the coding sequence ATGAGCACGCTGTTCGACGCCATCCGTGACGGGGACGAGGACGGGGCCGTACAGGCCCTGCGGGACGGGGCCGACCCCGAGGGCCGGGAGGACGGGGAGACCGCGCTGTACCGGGCGGCCGTCGGCAACGAGGCCGGAATCGTACGGGTGTTGCTGGCCGCCGGGGCGGATCCCGGCCGCGGCAGCGGTGAGGAGGGCGACGATCTGCCGCTGTGCGGGGCGGCCGTCGGCGGGCACACCGAGGTGGTACGCGCCCTGCTCGCGGCGGGCGCCGCGCCCGATCAGGAGGAGGCGTACGGCTTCACGGCCCTCGCCTGGGCCCTGCGGCTCGGGCACGCCGACACGGCCCGGCTGCTCCTTGAGCACGGGGCCGACCCCGACCGGCGCGGACCCGACGGGGTCCTGCCGCTGGTGGCCGCCGCCCGGCGCGGCTCCACCGGCTGCGTACGGGCGCTCCTCGACCACGGGGCGAACTCCCGGGAGGCCGCGCTGCGGGAGGCCCGGCGCTGGATCGGGGTCGACATGGCGGCCGAGCTGCGGCGCGGACTCGTCGCGGGGAACGAGGGCGGCCAGACGTTCGAGGCGGTGGTCCGCCGGGTCCGCGAGGACGGCGGGGTGACGGTGGTCGTCGAGCTGCTGCGGGAGGACGGCGCGCCCGGCCGCGGCGACGACCGCCAGACCGGGCACGCGGCGATCTCCACCCTCATCGAGGCGGCGATCGGGCTGCACACCCCGCACGAGGAGCTGGCGGCGCGGGCGCTGCGCTGCGGAGATCCGGAGCTCGACGACTGGACGACGGCGGTGGCCGAACTCGCCGGCCGGGCCGACGAGGAGACGTTCGTGGCGGCGGCCGCGTGGTGCGCGTACCGCGACCCGCTGCGCCGGGCGCTCGGCGCGCGGGTGCTCGGCGCGCTGCCGGGCTTCGCGCCGAGCGCGGTCCCGGTGCTGCGCCGGCTCGCGGCGGAGGTGACGGTTCCGGAGTGGGATCCGCTCTCACCGGCGCGTTCCGCGCGCCGGCAGGTCCCGTCCGCGCGGGAGCCGGGTTCCTCGACGGTGTCGGCGCGGGAGCCGGGGCTTTCGGCGGTGTCGGCGCGGGAGCCGGGTTTCTCGGTGGTGTCGGCTCGGGAGCCGGGTTTCTCGACAGTGCCGGCTCGGGAGCCGGTGCTTTCGGCGGTGTCGGCTCGGGAGCCGGTCCTGTCGGTGGTGTCGGCGCTCGGGGAGTGCGCCGACCAGGCCGCCGTACCCGAACTCCTGGCGGCGGCCGGGCATCCCGACCCGGCCGTCCGGCGGGCGGTCGCGGGAGCCCTGGCCGGGATCGTGCCCGCCGGGCATGTGGAGGCGCTCGGGGTGCTGCTCGCGCTGAGCCGGGACGGGGACGCGCGGGTACGGGACTGGGCGACGCTCGCGCTCGCCGAGCTGCCCGACGACACCCCCCTCGTACGGGAGGGGCTCGCCGAGCGGCTCGGCGACACCGATCCGGAGACGGCGGCGGAGGCCGCGCGCGGGCTGGCGATCCGTCAGGACCCGCGCGCCGTCGACGCGCTGGCCTCGGCCCTGGCGGACGGCGATCCGGAGGGCGCGGCGCGGGAGACGGCGCTCGCCGCCCTGGAGTACGTCCACGATCCCCGGGTCAGGACCCGCCTGGAGTGGACGTCCCCGCGCCGCGCCTGA
- a CDS encoding AraC family transcriptional regulator: MYHTWMRYFTPSPVHHRLGLVCLGVGLQHGTLPTVGPRTLDHHVAVVVSAGSGWYRGPDGRRTTVTAPALLWLTPGTPHHYGADPGTGWDEAFVDFTGPATTTYTELGYIEPDRPVVPLSDAAPARAAIGRIARAARPGNPLLEVETGAAVHELLVALRRARADTNADGDPVLAALARDAFQPLSVAEHAARHGMTAAELRTTVRRAAGCSPKDYLLTVRLGRAKELLAATELPVAAVARRVGYDDPAYFSRLFTRRVGTAPIRFRDQQGRSVHGGWSNTVPDPEHPPTILPRSV; encoded by the coding sequence ATGTACCACACCTGGATGCGCTACTTCACACCCAGCCCCGTCCACCACCGCCTCGGCCTCGTCTGCCTCGGCGTCGGACTCCAGCACGGCACCCTGCCCACCGTCGGACCCCGCACCCTCGACCACCACGTGGCCGTCGTCGTCTCCGCCGGCAGCGGCTGGTACCGCGGCCCCGACGGACGCCGCACCACCGTCACCGCGCCCGCCCTCCTCTGGCTGACCCCGGGCACCCCCCACCACTACGGCGCCGACCCCGGCACCGGCTGGGACGAGGCCTTCGTCGACTTCACCGGACCCGCCACCACCACCTACACCGAACTCGGCTACATCGAACCCGACCGGCCCGTCGTCCCCCTCTCCGACGCCGCGCCCGCCCGCGCCGCCATCGGCCGGATCGCCCGCGCCGCCCGCCCCGGCAACCCCCTCCTGGAGGTCGAGACCGGCGCCGCCGTCCACGAACTGCTCGTCGCGCTCCGCCGGGCCCGCGCCGACACCAACGCCGACGGCGACCCCGTCCTCGCCGCCCTCGCCCGCGACGCCTTCCAGCCGCTCTCCGTCGCCGAACACGCCGCCCGGCACGGCATGACCGCCGCCGAACTCCGCACGACCGTCCGCCGGGCCGCCGGATGCAGCCCCAAGGACTACCTGCTCACCGTGCGCCTCGGCCGCGCCAAGGAACTCCTCGCCGCCACCGAACTGCCCGTCGCCGCCGTCGCCCGCCGCGTCGGCTACGACGACCCGGCCTACTTCTCCCGGCTCTTCACCCGCCGGGTCGGCACCGCCCCCATCCGCTTCCGCGACCAGCAGGGACGGTCCGTGCACGGCGGCTGGAGCAACACCGTTCCGGATCCCGAACACCCGCCCACGATCCTCCCGAGATCCGTCTAA
- a CDS encoding serine protease has translation MREGRHVNQNRMVRALQKLAAAGAVVLAAVSLQPTTASAAPAPVVGGTRAVQGEFPWMVRLSMGCGGSLITPQVVLTAAHCVSGSGNNTSITATAGVVDLQSSSAIKVRSTKVLQAPGYNGKGKDWALIKLASPITSLPTLKIAETTAYNSGTFTVAGWGAAREGGAQQRYMLKANVPFVSDASCQNSYGSDLVPAEEICAGYTQGGVDTCQGDSGGPMFRKDNAGAWIQVGIVSWGEGCARAGYPGVYTEVSTFASAIKSAAATL, from the coding sequence ATGAGAGAAGGCAGACACGTGAATCAGAACCGAATGGTCCGTGCGCTCCAGAAGCTGGCCGCGGCCGGCGCCGTCGTCCTGGCGGCCGTCAGCCTCCAGCCCACCACCGCCTCCGCCGCCCCCGCCCCCGTCGTCGGAGGCACCCGCGCCGTCCAGGGCGAGTTCCCCTGGATGGTCCGCCTCTCCATGGGCTGCGGCGGCTCGCTGATCACCCCGCAGGTCGTCCTCACCGCGGCCCACTGCGTGAGCGGCTCCGGCAACAACACCAGCATCACCGCCACCGCCGGTGTCGTGGACCTGCAGAGCAGCAGCGCGATCAAGGTCAGGTCCACCAAGGTCCTCCAGGCCCCCGGCTACAACGGCAAGGGCAAGGACTGGGCGCTGATCAAGCTCGCCAGCCCGATCACCTCGCTGCCCACCCTGAAGATCGCCGAGACCACGGCGTACAACAGCGGCACCTTCACCGTGGCCGGCTGGGGCGCCGCCCGTGAGGGCGGGGCGCAGCAGCGCTACATGCTCAAGGCGAACGTCCCGTTCGTCTCGGACGCCTCCTGCCAGAACTCGTACGGCAGCGACCTCGTCCCCGCCGAGGAGATCTGCGCCGGCTACACCCAGGGCGGCGTCGACACCTGCCAGGGCGACTCCGGCGGCCCCATGTTCCGCAAGGACAACGCCGGAGCGTGGATCCAGGTCGGCATCGTGAGCTGGGGCGAGGGCTGCGCCCGCGCCGGCTACCCGGGCGTCTACACGGAGGTCTCGACCTTCGCCTCCGCGATCAAGTCCGCGGCGGCCACGCTGTAG
- a CDS encoding beta-galactosidase, which produces MSTFAVGDEDFLLDGRPVRLLSGALHYFRVHEEQWEHRLGMLRAMGLNCVETYVPWNLHEPEPGRYVDADALGRFLDAVERAGMWAIVRPGPYICAEWENGGLPHWLTGPLGRRVRTLDPGFLAPVEEWFRRLLPQVVERQVDRGGPVVLVQVENEYGSYGSDRGYLEWVAELLRGCGVGVPLFTSDGPEDHMLTGGSVPGVLATANFGSGAREGFATLRRHRPTGPLMCMEFWCGWFDHWGTEHAVREAGEAAEALREILECGASVNVYMAHGGTNFGGWAGANRAGDLHDGPLRATVTSYDYDAPVDEAGRPTEKFWRFREVLAGYAEGPLPEVPEPPVRLAGPVRGGFDGWAPLGGVLEVLGGEERVTPVPPTFEELGVDRGLVRHRVTVPGPRQPYPLGVTGLRDRAVVYVDGVLAGVLDTTDGEDVALAEPVAGPALVDLWVESLGRVNYGPRLAEPKGITGGVRHERQYLHGFRSRGLRLDAFEAAAVDKVRFEPAAGRSGPGLYRGTLEVVGAGDAVLRLPGATRGFVWVNGFCLGRYWSAGPQDVLFVPGPVLREGANEVWVLELEGDAGAGPALDPL; this is translated from the coding sequence ATGAGCACGTTCGCTGTGGGTGACGAGGACTTTCTGCTCGACGGTCGGCCGGTGCGGCTGCTGTCGGGGGCTCTGCACTACTTCCGGGTGCACGAGGAGCAGTGGGAGCACCGGCTCGGGATGCTGCGGGCGATGGGCCTCAACTGCGTCGAGACGTACGTTCCGTGGAATCTGCACGAGCCGGAGCCGGGGCGGTACGTGGACGCGGACGCCCTCGGCCGGTTCCTGGACGCGGTGGAGCGGGCCGGCATGTGGGCGATCGTGCGCCCGGGGCCGTACATCTGCGCCGAGTGGGAGAACGGTGGTCTGCCGCACTGGCTGACGGGCCCGCTGGGGCGGCGGGTGCGGACCCTGGACCCGGGGTTCCTGGCGCCGGTGGAGGAGTGGTTCCGGCGGCTGCTTCCGCAGGTGGTGGAGCGGCAGGTCGACCGGGGCGGCCCGGTGGTGCTGGTGCAGGTGGAGAACGAGTACGGCAGTTACGGCAGCGACCGGGGCTATCTGGAATGGGTGGCGGAGTTGTTGCGCGGCTGCGGGGTGGGTGTTCCGCTGTTCACCTCGGACGGTCCGGAGGACCACATGCTGACGGGTGGTTCGGTGCCGGGGGTGCTCGCGACGGCGAACTTCGGCTCGGGCGCGCGGGAGGGTTTCGCGACGCTGCGGCGTCATCGGCCGACGGGGCCGCTGATGTGCATGGAGTTCTGGTGCGGCTGGTTCGACCACTGGGGCACGGAGCACGCGGTGCGGGAGGCGGGGGAGGCGGCGGAGGCGCTGCGGGAGATCCTGGAGTGCGGGGCCTCGGTCAACGTCTACATGGCGCACGGGGGCACGAACTTCGGGGGCTGGGCCGGGGCGAACCGGGCCGGTGATCTGCATGACGGGCCGCTGCGGGCGACGGTGACCTCGTACGACTACGACGCGCCGGTGGACGAGGCGGGGCGTCCGACGGAGAAGTTCTGGCGCTTCCGCGAGGTGCTCGCGGGGTACGCGGAGGGGCCGCTGCCGGAGGTTCCGGAGCCGCCGGTCCGGCTCGCGGGCCCGGTGCGGGGCGGTTTCGACGGCTGGGCTCCGCTGGGCGGGGTGCTGGAGGTGCTCGGTGGGGAGGAACGGGTGACACCGGTGCCGCCGACCTTCGAGGAGCTGGGGGTGGACCGGGGCCTGGTCCGCCACCGGGTGACCGTGCCGGGTCCCCGGCAGCCGTATCCGCTGGGGGTGACGGGGTTGCGGGACCGGGCGGTGGTGTACGTCGACGGGGTCCTGGCGGGGGTCCTGGACACGACGGACGGTGAGGACGTGGCACTGGCCGAACCGGTGGCGGGTCCCGCGCTGGTGGACCTGTGGGTGGAGTCGCTCGGGCGGGTCAACTACGGGCCGCGGCTCGCGGAGCCGAAGGGGATCACCGGGGGCGTACGGCACGAGCGGCAGTATCTGCACGGGTTCCGGTCGCGGGGGCTGCGCCTCGACGCCTTCGAGGCGGCGGCCGTGGACAAGGTGCGGTTCGAGCCGGCGGCGGGCCGGAGCGGGCCGGGTCTCTACCGGGGGACGCTGGAGGTCGTCGGCGCCGGAGACGCGGTGCTGCGGCTGCCGGGCGCGACGCGGGGGTTTGTGTGGGTGAACGGTTTCTGCCTGGGCCGGTACTGGTCGGCCGGACCGCAGGACGTGCTGTTCGTGCCGGGCCCGGTGCTGCGGGAGGGCGCGAACGAGGTGTGGGTGCTTGAGCTGGAGGGGGACGCGGGGGCGGGGCCGGCGCTGGATCCGCTCTGA
- a CDS encoding chorismate mutase: MSESPRPHQPTPPPAPSQPDESVRAELTRLRESIDNIDAAVVHMLAERFKCTQQVGVLKAEHRLPPADPAREARQIARLRELAGSAKLDPAFAEKLLNFIIAEVIRHHETIADGAR; the protein is encoded by the coding sequence ATGAGCGAGTCCCCCCGACCCCACCAGCCCACCCCGCCCCCGGCCCCCTCCCAGCCCGACGAGTCCGTACGGGCCGAGCTGACCCGGCTGCGCGAAAGCATCGACAACATCGACGCGGCGGTCGTCCACATGCTCGCCGAGCGCTTCAAGTGCACCCAGCAGGTCGGCGTCCTCAAGGCCGAGCACCGGCTGCCGCCCGCCGACCCCGCCCGCGAGGCCCGGCAGATCGCCCGGCTGCGGGAACTCGCCGGCAGCGCGAAACTGGACCCGGCCTTCGCGGAGAAACTCCTGAACTTCATCATCGCGGAGGTCATCCGCCACCACGAGACGATTGCGGACGGAGCACGCTGA
- a CDS encoding SDR family oxidoreductase yields MGLCDERVVIVTGAGRGLGRAHALAFAAEGARVVVNDLGVGLDGRPGPDSPAAAVVEEIRAAGGEAVAHGGDIATTEGAASLIATALDAYGRLDTLVSNAGFLRDRMLVNLDEEDWDAVMRVHGKGHFLPLRHAGAYWRAEAKAGRTPVARVVHTTSGAGLLGSVGQGNYAAAKAAIVGLTLVAAEELARYGVQVNAIAPAARTRMTEQVFDGLDALPEDVSPLVVWLGSAASDGVTGRVFEAEGGRLTVMEGWRPGPTADKGTRRTPAEAGETARRLLADAEPPHPVYGA; encoded by the coding sequence ATGGGTCTGTGTGACGAGCGAGTGGTGATCGTGACCGGAGCGGGCCGCGGACTCGGCCGGGCGCACGCGCTCGCCTTCGCCGCCGAGGGCGCCCGGGTCGTCGTCAACGACCTCGGGGTCGGCCTGGACGGCCGCCCCGGGCCGGACAGCCCGGCGGCCGCGGTCGTCGAGGAGATCCGCGCGGCCGGCGGCGAGGCCGTCGCCCACGGCGGCGACATCGCGACCACCGAGGGCGCCGCCTCGCTGATCGCGACCGCCCTCGACGCGTACGGCCGGCTCGACACCCTCGTCAGCAACGCGGGCTTCCTGCGCGACCGGATGCTCGTGAACCTCGACGAGGAGGACTGGGACGCGGTCATGCGGGTCCACGGCAAGGGCCACTTCCTGCCGCTGCGGCACGCGGGCGCGTACTGGCGGGCCGAGGCGAAGGCCGGGCGCACTCCGGTGGCCCGGGTCGTCCACACCACCTCGGGCGCCGGGCTCCTCGGCAGCGTCGGGCAGGGCAACTACGCGGCGGCCAAGGCCGCGATCGTCGGCCTCACCCTCGTCGCGGCGGAGGAGCTCGCCCGGTACGGGGTCCAGGTCAACGCGATCGCCCCGGCGGCCAGGACCCGGATGACCGAGCAGGTCTTCGACGGCCTCGACGCGCTGCCCGAGGACGTCTCGCCGCTCGTGGTGTGGCTGGGCTCGGCCGCGTCGGACGGCGTGACCGGCAGGGTCTTCGAGGCCGAGGGCGGCCGCCTCACCGTCATGGAGGGCTGGCGGCCGGGCCCGACGGCCGACAAGGGCACCCGCCGGACCCCCGCGGAGGCGGGGGAGACGGCCCGGCGCCTCCTGGCGGACGCGGAGCCGCCGCACCCGGTGTACGGGGCCTGA
- a CDS encoding CoA-transferase, which translates to MTTEATTDAATDAATEATSRAEYCVIACAEAWRDNGEVLASPMGLIPSFGARLAKRTFSPDLLLTDGEALLVGLDGAPEGWLPYRRHLTMVTGGKRHVMMGASQIDRYGNQNISCIGDWERPTRQLLGVRGAPVNTLNNPVSYWIPKHSPRVFVERVDMISGVGHDHAVGPYHRLPRVVTDLAVLDFETPDHAMRLVSVHPGVTVDEVRAATGFELVTGEDVPYTREPSAEELRLIREVIDPHGLRNREVRA; encoded by the coding sequence GTGACGACGGAAGCGACGACGGACGCGGCGACGGACGCGGCGACGGAAGCGACCAGCCGGGCCGAGTACTGCGTGATCGCCTGCGCCGAGGCCTGGCGCGACAACGGCGAGGTGCTCGCCAGCCCGATGGGTCTGATCCCCTCCTTCGGCGCCCGACTCGCCAAACGCACCTTCTCCCCCGACCTCCTCCTCACCGACGGCGAGGCCCTGCTCGTCGGACTCGACGGGGCGCCCGAGGGCTGGCTGCCCTACCGCAGGCACCTCACCATGGTCACCGGCGGCAAGCGGCACGTGATGATGGGCGCAAGCCAGATCGACCGGTACGGCAACCAGAACATCTCCTGCATCGGCGACTGGGAGCGGCCCACCCGGCAGCTCCTCGGCGTCCGCGGCGCGCCCGTCAACACCCTCAACAACCCGGTGAGTTACTGGATCCCCAAGCACTCGCCCCGGGTCTTCGTCGAGCGTGTCGACATGATCAGCGGCGTCGGTCACGACCACGCCGTCGGGCCGTACCACCGCCTCCCCCGGGTGGTGACGGACCTCGCCGTCCTCGACTTCGAGACGCCCGACCACGCGATGCGGCTCGTGTCCGTGCACCCGGGCGTCACCGTCGACGAGGTCCGGGCGGCCACCGGCTTCGAGCTGGTGACCGGCGAGGACGTGCCGTACACCCGCGAGCCGAGCGCCGAGGAGCTCCGGCTGATCCGCGAGGTCATCGACCCGCACGGGCTGCGGAACCGCGAGGTCAGGGCCTGA
- a CDS encoding GNAT family N-acetyltransferase, whose amino-acid sequence MTHDHDHATLHVGEGDAALAKLLDQGLDAFNFAATNTTPEDQGELSVKAVDENGELIGGLTGWTWSGLFGIDMLWVREDSRKDGWGSRLLRAAEDEARRRGCDRANVSSFTFQAPDFYRRHGYVETGRVLGIPGGAEDVHFHKSLAVQAPSGD is encoded by the coding sequence ATGACGCACGATCACGACCATGCGACGCTCCATGTCGGCGAAGGTGACGCCGCCCTCGCGAAGCTCCTGGACCAGGGGCTCGACGCCTTCAACTTCGCGGCCACGAACACCACCCCCGAGGACCAGGGCGAGCTGTCCGTGAAGGCCGTCGACGAGAACGGCGAGCTCATCGGCGGTCTCACCGGCTGGACCTGGAGCGGCCTCTTCGGCATCGACATGCTGTGGGTCCGCGAGGACAGCCGCAAGGACGGCTGGGGGAGCAGGCTCCTGCGCGCCGCCGAGGACGAGGCGCGGCGGCGCGGCTGCGACCGCGCCAACGTCTCGTCGTTCACCTTCCAGGCCCCGGACTTCTACCGGCGGCACGGCTACGTCGAGACCGGACGGGTGCTCGGCATCCCCGGCGGCGCCGAGGACGTCCACTTCCACAAGAGTCTGGCGGTCCAAGCCCCTTCTGGAGACTAG